In Aquincola tertiaricarbonis, the genomic stretch AGTGGGCTGCCTGCTGAATAATTGTATCTACCCATGCAGAGCCCGCTTCCAATCCCAGTCCGCTGGCAAGATATTCATCCAAGATGCGGTCAATTGTGTCGATAGCGAACTTTGCCCGAATTCTATGAATGCCCACCCGTTTCACGCCTATTTTCTTGAATAGCCTTGAGACAATTTTTGAGACTGAATCCGATTTGAGCCCGAGACCTGTCTTCTCCGACAGAAATAGATCGTCTGGGGGCGAATAGTCAGGGTGAGTAATCTTTCTCGCGGTTATTAGTGCGGAACGAAACTTCAAGTAGAACCGAGCCTCAAGCAAAACATCCGACGAAAAATATAGTTTTAGCTTTCTTCCGCCTTTGCGAATCAACTCAATTTCCCAACGTGAGTCGTCTTTGTCTAGTGCTTCAAGTAACGCATATTCAGACGGAATGTCTCCAATCTTGAGTTGTACTAGCTCACACACTCGCGCTCCGGAATCTTCCACCAGGTCGATCATGGTTCCGATTCGGCGTTCGTGCCTCATATCGCGCAAGAACCTATGCGCAGCTTGGATGTCTACATCGTCCGGAGTGGCGCGATTACCGATTGAGCTTGCTACCGTCCGGAAGAGGAGCGGGGAAATCCAACGTGAGCGCCCCCCGCTCGAAAGGGCGAGAATGGCCGTGATTGGGAATTGAATGCCCCTGAGATGTTCTGTCAGTTCGTATCTGTCGTAGCAGCCTACGCGATACCGCATTCGCGCGGTCTGTTCGCAGTAGAGCAAGAATTCGAATATTATTTCTAGCGAGCTATTTGCATTGGCTTTGCTAGTTCTTGCTGCGAGTCGATTTCGCCACGCAATCAGAATCGAATCGTCCAGTTCTGGAATCTTGTGCCGATTTCTTATGTCACGTAAGAAGCTTCGCAGCATCTTCGCATATTGGCGTGCCGTGCCGGGCGTCATATCGCGCTCAATCCGAACGCTTCGCAGCCAATCTGATGCCCACTCATGAATACCGTCGGCAAAGATGATCGTCGGGATGTCGGCGTATGAGGTGTCGTATATAACCAATTCGCTCGAGGTGTAAACAATTCGCGAAGCGTTCGAAGTCGGGTGTAGAGGCCGTACGTTGCTATCGTCTGCCCGCAACCTATTGATTGCACGGTGAAGCGACCGCACGTCGCCGGGTACATGTCGGACCGCTAAGAGCGCATCCGCCCGCTCCATCAGGGCTCGGATCGCCTTGTTCTCGGAAAGTGTGCAAGCCCGACAGCCGACAACGGCGGCCAAGCTTTGCCTTGAAACCCGGCGGTCCATGAAGAGGCTGCTCGGTCCGCGATGGGCCAGTTCCGATGTGATCGCTGCTTCGGCTCTCTTGGCGTAAATCACCGACCTGAATGAGTTGGAGGCGCCCTTTGGGATGGGCGCCCAGATGTCTAGCTTGTCTGGTGCTTCCATGCCTAGCTCACGGGCGATGAAGGCGGATGACGTTCTGCTTGGACAGCTCTCTGCGGAGCTCGGCTAGCTCCCTATCCCTGGTGTCCAACAGGCTTGTTAGGCGCTCGATCTGTTCGGCCTGGTCCTTCTGAATCTGCGTTTGATAGTGGGCATCGAGCACAGCTCTCTCAGCAGTTTCCTTCGCTTCGTGATACTGATTCACCGCCCGAACCAGCATGCTCTCCAGCTCTCGCATGCCGCCCCTGAGGGAAGTTGCCTGCTGTTGTGCGTTCTTCTTCGGTTGGGGAAGTTCTCGCCTTGCGTACAGAGCCTTGGCGAGGCCGTCCGCCTCTATGACACGCCAAGCCCATGTCGGATGTTGTCTTGAAAGGCTGTTTGCGTCGGTCATCTTTTTGATGCCTAGCTTCGGTTCTGACCACTTGCCAAGCCCGCGAATGCTGTTGGGAATCTGATCGGCGTACTCAGGAGGGACCTGAGTCGCGTTCCAGAGCCTGAGGTGCTGCAGGCGCACCCAAAGCTGGTGCTCCTGCTTGGACTTCGGTGGAACTGTGTCAAATTTTGGTTCGATCACCGAACGTCCCCTTCAACGCGCATGAGCGATATGACTTTGGCCCGTGCCATGCCCGCCACTAGCGTCCCTTTGAGCAAATCGTTGTCTGACAGCTCTTGATAGCCAAGCTCCTCCATGTGCCTTTGCTCCTCAAGATGGCCGTTGTCGGCGATGAAGGGGCACTCAGCGCAGATGCTGGGCGCGCTGTTCGCGAAGTCAGGTCCCAAGCCCTGCGTGGTGCGATTGGCGCGACATCTGGCGGCCTTCGACCCTTGCTTGCTTGACGGGCAAGTGCAGTCTCCCCATCTCCGTGGGCGAAATACCCAGCGTCGCGTTCGCATCTGGCGGGTTAGGAAATCCAGTGACTCGTCGTCGCTGGGCGGGCTGACCCTCAGCTTCTTCTGGAAGTGCAGGTGCATTTGTCTCTTTAGCTCGCGCCCAGCACCGACCTTGTCGCTCTTCCCTGCCAAGATGTCTTGCCCGACAGTGCGGTGATACTGACCTTCGACTTCTCGAAACGCTTTCGCCTGATCCGGCGTAACGGTCAAATATTTCCGTGTCATCTCCAAATCCAAATGACGAAGAAAATAGGCGAGGTCGTCGATTGAGCCTCTATAGCGGTAGAAATACAGAACGGCGAAGAATCTCCGAAACTGGTGTGAATTCCACGCCCAATCCTCCAATTCGCCATTCAGACCCACAACCTTGGGAGTTCCCACGAAGTTGGCGAATTGATTGATATTCGCCTTGCTCCAGTTGCGAATAATCGTCGAGCCCCCAGAAATAAAGGGCGTTGTCCACCTGGTGATGAACTTATCGCCATTCTCTCGGCGTGAGATGGTGCTGAGCCGGCAGAGTACCGCAAATGCCCTGCCAACAATGTCGGCAGTTGGCAACCACTCTTTCCCTTGTAATGTTTTCTGAATGTACGCTCGCAGCCATGGTTTTCCGGACTTGTCTCTCCGAAAATCGCCTGTCTCTAGCCCAGTGAGCTCTTCAAGTCTTCGCGCGGAGAACGTGGCGATAACGATCATGCACGCAATGAATAGCATGCTCAATGCAGTATGCATGCTCAATCCATTGACACCGTATACCGAATTCACACAAAGCGGCCACGGACCATGCTCGGGGCCAGTTTGTGGGGAACGCTTCACAAGTTCTCGATGCCGGTCTTGCCGCTGTCCGGTCGGAAGTTTGGCCAGCTCAGGTGCTGCAGAAGTTGCTTGATCGAATAGCTCTAGTAGTGCGTCGCTATAATTTAATACCCATGTCATGGCATGGCTCATGAGATGGAGAGCCAGTTGCGGAGGGGGCAGCGGAGTTGGTATTGAACGGGCGCCGTGCTTGCGTGCAAATGTAGTTGTGGAAAAGTCGAAGGGTCTTTCGTATATTCCTATCGCGTCGATCACGTTGCGCATATTGAACAGCGCTTCGAAGGTCCCAAGCATTCGCGTGAGTGTCATGACATTAGGAACCGCGAGTTCAGGCGGTGCAGGTGGCAAGCTCTCAGGTTGCTGCGTCAACTCTGCCCTATTGCGAATCATGGTCATAAAGTGGGCGGCCCGCGGGTATCTCGCCGCACTAATGGGAAGGCCTATCGACCTCAGGAACTCGGTCGCCTTCAATCGCCAGTAGTGGCCATTTGACTCCAGCGGCAAAAGTGCCCGCAGTTGCTGTGGATTGCAGTGCTGATGTTGCTTTAGCCAACTCTCAATTCGTTCGCTAGCACGCAGGACACCATCTCCCGCAAACTTCATTCGGCGCACAAAGACTTTTAGAAATTTCTTGGAAACATTCTTAAATGAAGTCAGTCCATCGACTGCCAATCCATGGATGATCAACATCATGTACTGAGCTACCGCTGCATGCGTTTCTGCATCGTTGATGCGCGTGTATCGCTGATTTCTGATCCAGTATGCATACTCGCGAGCGGCACGAAGGAATTTGGGAAAATCGGCTAGTGTTTTTCCTCCCGGCATCACGTATTCAAAATCAATTACGCGAGTGTTCTTTGGATTGTCTGTATCAGAAACCGTCCAGCGCAGTGACTCATACTGGCAGTCAATCATCCAGGGCGCGGTGCGGTTGGCGTTGGTCGCTTTCTCAATCTTAGAAATTGATGGCAGGGCAAAGCTGCGAACGTCTCGCCTGATCCTATTTCCTTTCACCATAGCCGAGGTCCTTTAAATCCGGGTTGAGACTTCAATTGATACAAAAACTCAGTGCCCGCGTCCCAAGCCGCCAATAGAGCACCGCGCGAACTTTTCTCTTGAACAACGTTGATTAGGCAGAGGAAGGGAAGCCATATTTCATTCCAGCGCTCGGCCCTATCCCGTTCCCACTCGGGTTCCGCTTCGATCAGCGCCTCTTTCCACGCGAGCAACAAGGCCACGTTGCTTGGGTGTAATCTGATGTCCATCTGTGGACACATGTCCACTGCGCATCGAGGCTCCGTGCAAGGTTCGCCCTGGTTTCCGGGCCTTCCATAAATGTTCTTGCATAGAGTGCCAAAACCGGTTTGCTGAAGAGTCCCGCGACGTGCATTAAGTTCGGTCTCTTCATATCCATGTAAGTCGTTTCTCTCTGCCGAAATGACTAATAGAAGTGTCTCGAAGTGGTTTATGTACTCCCTCATCTTTATGTCTTTCTGCACGAGGATGGGGAATATATGGTTGTAAATTTTGTTTATCGGCTTCGATTGATTTGCTAGCGCGGCTGACAGGCTGCCATCAACTGAACTGAGCGTCTGGAGTACGATTACAGATCGCCGAATCATTGAGGGGACGATATTCAGTCCGGAAAGTTTCGGTATGGAGCCAATTAGCTCGCGAAACGCAATGAGCAGATATTGCTCATTTATGGCTCTCAAGTCGATTCCGACTTGCATGACCGGAAGGTGGTCTTGAAGCCCGTTGCAGTCGGCGTGTCGATGAGCTTCGAATGAATCGACAAGCCACTTGAGATTCCGAACAACATCAGACCTTTCGTGAAAGTCGCTGCGCATAGGCTTGCCTCCGGCGCGAAGTTTTTTACCGGTAACCTGCACAAATCCGGCCTTCTCAGATGGATTCATGCATTTGGTCGAAAGGGAGAGAGCCACGGCGGAATTTCCGGCGGAAGCTATCATGTACTCAGTAATTACAGCGCATACGGCTTCTCCGCTAGGTAAAAGGTATTTCGCAATCTCCCGACGCCTTTCAACAGTTCGCGCCACGATTGCTATGCGAGAGGTGGGCAAGCCAGGGATTGAAAGCGAATTTCCACTGGTCACAGAAGGTATGATTCCTCCGTATCGCAGCATTGAGATGCTGAGAAGGTTGGCCAACGTCGAACGCGCTTGGTGCGGTTTGGGTTGCCGAGGAAACCACTGATTCAGTAGTGCTTGGCGTGCCCTGACATCCTCTGAGTTCAGCACCTCTTCAAGTTCTGCTTGAGTGAAGTGGGCTTCCGCGATGAGCGCTCTGCCCATTTCCAGAGTTGGCCCTGCGAAATCCATTTCCAGCGTGCCGACACGGCCATGTGATCGCAAGAGCGGCAGCGGTCACGGCTCCAGCGCGACTTCAGCGCAGGAGACTGGATGACGCAGCACTTCCGCCATGGCCGCCGCATACAGCGCCATCGCGGACAAGGCCAACAAAACGCCACCCAGGCCCAGCCGGGCGATGGCCCGCAGCAGCCAGCGGATGTTGAAGCCCGCCGCGCACAGCACCGCATGCAGCGCGTCGCCTTCCGCGCCCTTGAGCCAGCACCGGTCCATCCGGTGGTCGGCCTTGGTGTGGCCGATCAACGGTTCGATGGCCTGTCTGCGCTTCAACCAAGTCCGCTGCCTGGGGCTGAGCGACTTGAACTTGCCGCGGTGGATCACCTCCACCGGCGCCACGTCCTTGTCCACGCCCCGGTAGCCCAGGTCCACGATGGCGGCGGTGGGCTTGACGCCGATGTCCTGCAGCAGGTTGGTGGTCTGCTCGATCTGCGCGGCCAGCGTGTGGCCGTCGTACGGGTTGCCTGGGAAGCTGCGCGCGCCCACCATCAGGCCGTGCTGGTGGGTGACGGCTAGGCTCACCTTCACGCCGAACTCGTAGGGCTGGCGGGCCTTGCCCTTGCCGATGCACTCGGCCTCCGGTGCGTGCAGGGCATACAGCTTGTTCTTGTCCTTGGGCCGCTGCCGGTGGATGCGCTCGGCGCGCTCAACCCAGGTGTCCAAACTGGCGCGGGTCTCGTCGGCCAGGCCGCCCATCTTGCGGCGCACCTCGCGCAGCAGTCGGCCCAGGATCGTGCGCTGGCGCTTGAGCACGGCCCGCAGCCGCTTGAACTGCTTGGCATGGGCATAACCGCCCGCGCGCCGTCGCAGCGTCTGGCCCTCGTGCTGGTGGGTCTGCTTGAGCTGGATGCCCGCGCGCTTGGCCAGCCGGGCGATCTTCTCGCGCGCCAGCTCCAGCAGCCGGCTGTCGGTGGGGTGGGCGATGGCCTTGCTCTGCACGGTGGAGTCCACGATCACGCGCTCGAACTCGGTCTTCTTGACTGCGCCCATGGCCACCGCCGCCTCGATGG encodes the following:
- a CDS encoding site-specific integrase; the encoded protein is MIDLVEDSGARVCELVQLKIGDIPSEYALLEALDKDDSRWEIELIRKGGRKLKLYFSSDVLLEARFYLKFRSALITARKITHPDYSPPDDLFLSEKTGLGLKSDSVSKIVSRLFKKIGVKRVGIHRIRAKFAIDTIDRILDEYLASGLGLEAGSAWVDTIIQQAAHLMGHRSTSSLKHYLHDALDRRLRMSRKHESLQVNRPGYRGGPLV
- a CDS encoding IS5 family transposase, whose protein sequence is MATDDFFRARLDQMIDLRHALAVLATRMPWAQIEASLAPVFAHRDRKGRPVEGSDLFGPSLAVAGAGVSNAGRPRLPIRLMVALLYLKHAYNESDESVVVRWSQDVYFQFFSGQVYFEPRLPCDPAQISRFRRVLGEAGVEQLLKTTIEAAVAMGAVKKTEFERVIVDSTVQSKAIAHPTDSRLLELAREKIARLAKRAGIQLKQTHQHEGQTLRRRAGGYAHAKQFKRLRAVLKRQRTILGRLLREVRRKMGGLADETRASLDTWVERAERIHRQRPKDKNKLYALHAPEAECIGKGKARQPYEFGVKVSLAVTHQHGLMVGARSFPGNPYDGHTLAAQIEQTTNLLQDIGVKPTAAIVDLGYRGVDKDVAPVEVIHRGKFKSLSPRQRTWLKRRQAIEPLIGHTKADHRMDRCWLKGAEGDALHAVLCAAGFNIRWLLRAIARLGLGGVLLALSAMALYAAAMAEVLRHPVSCAEVALEP